In the Platichthys flesus chromosome 14, fPlaFle2.1, whole genome shotgun sequence genome, CAGCCCTAAATAAAACATAGGctgaacatttttcttttggtcACTATTACTGTATAACTTTCTTTTGACATTAAGACATTATTATGCAGCTGTAAAAGGGTTTAAgaacatttctgttttcatcacataCTTTTTAAGTAAACACTAGTCAgtataattttttataaaatatcatATACATGTTCATAAACGGGGACAAATCTTCAactcaaattcaaatgaaattaaaaagggTTCAATTTGCTCCTCGTTCATCCTTTCTGCTCCTCCTTATTGTCTGGCCTGTAGTGAGTCGATGGCCCGGAGCTCTGCAGAAAACCTTTCCCCCAAATCTCTGTTGGCCTGCAGGAAACCACCAAgcctcttcagctgctcagTATCCTATTGAAAAAACAGTTCAAATTACATGCCATATTTATTtggatgttttaatgtttacatttatttttgttcaagTGTACGTGTATATGTTTGTTCTTTGTACCCATGTCTCAGCATCATCATCGTCAGTATGCAGTAACTCCTGCAGCCTCTCCTGGAGCAACTCAGCTTCCCATTGGCTGATTAAGTCGCCATTGGCCTCCGATTGGCTTAAAGAATCACAAACCAGACCGTCCGAGTCAACAGAGTCCAGTTGGTCCAAACCAGAGACAGATACGGACAAATCGACAGTCAGCATCTGttcaaaacaagcaaacaagctgtgaggcaaaaaaaacaagtggttctcaaactggacatattttaacaacaacaaacacacacacacctcatctaTTTCTTGTCCGACTTTTGCCATCTGTGGTACGTGGCTGAACTGCCGCACAAGGTGTTTCAATGTTGTCTGGTATCGTCTTATCCATTCATCCTTGATACGCAACTCACTAGAATGCATTATCTCGTTCCTGTAGTGGATCacctggaaccacacacacacacacgtacgtcGGCACACACATCAGAACATTTGTATCAGAACAAAATCATCATAAATCCACTCCCATTGATTTTACAAGTTAGTGGTAgagctgaagaaaagaaaaatgatgtcAATTGCCAGCAATACTCTGCACTATTTCAGGATGAGTACAGTCTAGTTTGTACATatcccatccctccatcactaAATCTCTCCATTCTGCAACCTTTGTCAAATCCTTGATGTTGCCAGGAAAAAATCCAACTAATGTCTGCAATCATCCAGTCTGACGCATAAACTTCTCCTCTACAGAGTAAACACATGAGATACAACATTTAAAGCAGTTAGGTTTAGCTGTTGGAGTGAAAATAAAGCATTTGAATATTAGAGAAAAGGCATTTACAATTTATATTTCTAAAGTACTGCTGCCAAAATCTTAACCAAAACCAGCTCTCGGTATATAGatgaaaaaaagtttaatttaagactttttaataacactttaatttgaatttaagACCAAACTTGCAATTGAAATACACAccaaagtgaaaacacattcatgtcatTTTGATTCCACAGTTCATCAGCACTTCAACGCAGTGGCTCTAAACATCACAAGTTCTCTTCATTCTTAAGCCACTTATCTGTTAACTTGCATGTTCATAGGGTTGAGGGTTGATTTTTTGATATCCTCCAACATTACTTTACATGCCACTACATATAATATGTATAttgtacattacattatatctatacaggagaatagtgcctgtCTAAACTCCACAGATACTTCATTCTCTCACTAAGCAGTGCCacggtcaggttatagataaaggatCACAACAGTACATTGTAGCATCTACGCttagggactttcatatctaactcagatgcacCAGACAAACAGGCACCAACTCTCATCAACTTCAATTCTTTTGCTTATTTCTCCAAGGACAAGACGTAAGCACACAATGTGAATCAGGCATGCACACTACaggcttaactatccaataggatgcaaacacctacatgtaacaagGAAAGTCACAGCAATCCtaagccattcatggatgtacTGCTAGAATGGGTGACACAAGTAGAGGGAGATACTGTATATGCGGATGCTGTGGGtaacatcttcagacttgggggtgacacttcctcatgttactctgttaacgtttgtacattgtttcacctcctggtctccttgatgcatcaagtctaaaTTACAaccttctgcataagacatcagctgctgcacgAGTTCTCATTTCACCAGCTTTCAGAAAACTTCTATAACACATAGCAAGCTGGCTAGAGGAGCATTatactaaaacataaaacttAACCAGAAACAGGTCaactaataacacaaattaattgtTCATTTTGCTCAATTTGGGGGGGAAGAGAACATTTTCTTGGTGACCTTTGGCAGAGATGTGCCTGAATCTCATctgcatttttaaaaacacaaatattgtaACATtgaatttaacacattttatgaCTTTGACCTGCAGGTGGAAGGTCACATAATCATTTTCTGACTTAACAGCTTATCAATGAGTCCATTTAAGACTATACATTTACCTCTCTCACAAATGTTGGATCCACAGACTGGAAACAGTCACAGGAGGTGATGAGGttgagcagagcagaggcatCGCACTGATCCGCCCCCTTCACTTTCCCCTGACCTCGTGGCATGTAGgcctagagagagagagagagagcgcgatgGAGAGTTAGTTAGTTAGATCGATAGGATAGAtagtgtatataaatatatactatTCAGGCATTTTTGAATCAGTGTTATTGGCTGATATGCTGTGATATATTTATCTTGACCATGTGATGACATAATTTGACAGAATTGAATcatggattgtgtgtgtgtgtgtgtgtgtgtgtgtgtgcgtttgtgagtGTATGCGTGTATGTGTGGAGGTTTCAGCCCTAAGGAAATAGAGTAATATGCTGCTTTGGAATAACTGCTCTAAATGTTGGTACCTTGGCCACTTCCCAGAAGTCTGTTCTCcaggagggagggaaacagTTCTCCCAGGACACGTTCCTTTTCGGCTTTCTCTGGTGCGCCAGGATCGCCTTCTTCCACTCGCTACACGCCCTACATGCCAAGGAGAGCTACAAACACATACGCTGTGAGAATACTTTGATAATGTCGAAATTCAAACAAACATCCTTTAGTCCCAGGAACCTTTCCAAATAACTAAATGCTTCCTGGAGATCATTGTTGAGGAGGCATCTCCAGTGCTGCAAGCCCCACCCTGAAGGTCCCTGTACTTTCTTAAAGGTTTTAGCTAAAATATAAATTCAACAAGGAACTCATTCAATCTAAATATAcctaaatatacacatacatcaCAAGTGAGAATTCAAAAAtaaacttcatttaaaaaaacatataaataataatttaattaaattatatatctgtattatatataatatttgtataaatagTGGGgctttccattttttttatgtgctgaaaatgtacaaatgtacaaaatttCTCATTTGTGTATTAAGAATGGTAAGTGGAAAAATTCCTTTCCTCCAGTAAGAGACTAATCAAAATTTTACTTAAGGTTAAAGCTGGCAAGAACAAGTTGCCATTTCATACTGTCTTAAAGTGCTTCCGCCCTGAGTAaggatattttattttgaagggtaAAAAGAGCTTTGTCTGGAACATTAATCAGACCCCGGTTCATGCAAAGTTTCCCAGATCCTGGAGAAAGCTCAAGCTGTGGAAACGTAACTTGAGTCCCAAGTGAGAAACAGTTGAAAATCCCTAGAATCATCCAGTGACACTTGAAAGCAGCAGTTGATCAGACATGACAGGCTGATCGCACCTGGTTGCCTCTGCAGGCATTGGTCTCACACGGCCTCCCGAGCAGCGGGCTTTGGGTGAGCAGGTCCTTGTGGAAACCTTTCATGTGCTGGCTGGTGAAGAGATGGAGGCCACTCTTCAGTATGAGCAGACACCGTCCTGCCTTCAGCCAGTTCTTATACTCACTGTCGTTGAGACGAAGCAGCAACTCCTCACTCACCATCTTGGCCCTCCTCACTTCCTGAGAAACGAAACAAGGCCAATCCCATTCCTCTTACGTAGCTCCACCCACTCAGGTTAAGTAACACAGTGGCCACTTGATGGCGCCATCGGCTTGGTAAACTGCAGGCTGTGACCTTCTGAGGTTTTCCTGCAGAGATCCAGAGGACGCCTGAGATCTTCGGCACCTCTAAGGATGAAAGTTGCTGCCCAACCCCTCCTTGTCCGGGTCGGTGTCATACTCTATATGATCagggcttgtttgtttgtttgccccACAGAGCAGGGTCAAAGATCCATGACGTAAAGCGACAGGCTGTATGACTACGAGTGTTTTAAGATGATTAAGACTCAGATgcatttgtcccaaacacatgcacagacatgcaaaggcacactcatgcaggtagggaaatttaatctctgcttttaacccatctggtgcaggacacacagagcagtgagcgaccatgtacggcgctcggggagcagatgttgggggagtaaggtgccttgctcaggggcactagacagggtagggagactcttggatttttggacagatcaatccaggtttgtcttttgttgtctctctgtggagtcgaaccagagacgaaccagagaccttctctgcccatagtccaagtttctgccactagaccacagCCTCTCCTGTTTTTGCTTATACCTGCTTTATTTTCCTCAGTAAACTGATTTTCATTTCCCCAGGGCTTCTCTGAACCTTGTAAAGAGCTAAGACTGGGGAAGCTGTTGACGGAACCTTTCTACTGGACGCAGGTAAACGATAAAGCTCTACAGACTCTTGATCCCTTCAGCTGAAGCCTCATGACTCAGTCAATATGACTCACTTCACTAATAGCACACGCATGTATAGAGTCGGTAACAAAGGTCtcacaaacaataacattaagagCTGTGCAGGGTGCATTAACCAAACCAGCCTGAACTCAAATCAGACTATAATGGTTCTCATCGAGCATCTGGTCATCAGAGACTAGCAAAGCACgatatacagtacatacaggCCATTTAGTTGAAAAACACCTTTGATTagggcaggggtaggcaaccttttctatcgaaagagccatttcgccccctcttcccccaaattaaatctgcctggagccgcacaacatatttgataatacaggttataaagttatatatatatatagttatacaatatatataaaaactatagtttgttgcatttatttaataatagaacgtcaataaaaaaaactgttgacatttaactgctatttttaactgttacaaaataggagaACAccaactcttatgaattggagaacaaaatacatgtgtgggcctactttggaataaattaaacacagaactcagctttttttgctcatctccagcttggtacttttcagcagatgctgtgtgcttgctctggaaatatctttcaacattacatttcttattgtttgctaattcctcgccacatatcaaacatacatgtaagacagcatcggtggcagtgaaaacaaattaatctgtccacgcagaattaaactctattttcctcccagacttttcttttctgggaatTATCCATGATTactttaccgaggccgggggtcggaactatagattagtgacctgcagggaagagcgccgggacgtaacaggatgtgacgcatattttagttgctgaaatattcaaacaaaacgtgagagcaggtcagactggaggccgacacagaaactgcagatcggtacaaaccacctgcagcttctgctctgatcaagaagcttaggcgcggatctctgatcagctgacaccagagaaactcgttgttttcactgtttccactgttgagaagcagccggtcagtcactgagaggctgctccacgtgaacgagctccgatctcactgtgtctctgacagagccccggctctgtgtgtgtgtcggctatctgggagcgcgcacacacatacacattcacccgctcctggtatttaatgatggcctgatacgatgattatttaaaaaatgaacgtcaACGTGAcattcactcacgttcatcatatgaaagaactgattcgttaagttcaccgttcgcgaaaaatatgcgcaacatgcactgcacagggagccactgtagaggggctgaagagccgcatgcggctccggagccgcaggttgccgaccgctgccCTAAATAGTGTTCAGAGGTCTGTGGATGAATAACATATTATCACAGgttgatattgatatttgttAACACATTAACTGCTAGTTATCTATCAACATGACCAGCAGACATGCATGAGTTACATAACTTTTCATTGAAGTGGTCTTGCCGGCCAGGTAATGCCATCCAAGACTCTTCTTGCTCAGTTTTGTTCTCCAGATATCAGGGCCGTCAAACTTTGAAATCCTCTGCTATAGGTGCTAGCTGTTTTTTTGAGGTGTCTCACTAAAATGCCAGGTCAGATAATCACCACCTTTGCTGAACACATCAGAGTCTGTAACCGGCTGGAGTGCCTGGTGCCACCCTGCAGCAGCCTGTTATGAAATGTGGCATCACCCAGCTGCCACATCTGCTGTTTGATGCGAGGAGGAGGGTCGGAAAAAATCCTAGAAGTGCCTGGTCGGCAGCTGCATGCGTTGACTTCCCTGAGGCTGTTGAAGGTGTTCATCAGGAAGGAACTGGAGTTTCTGACACATACAATTGTATCTACTGACACTGTAGGTGCTGGCAGGAGGAGAGAATTTACTAAAGCCCTTTCTATTTCAAGCCTGAGTAGTATGGACGGACATGTTGAGAGAAAACACACCGTGAAACATTTCAACTCAGAGAACAGCCATTGACATTCCACCGACCATTCCTGGGTTTGTTGAGCTGCTTCGTGGCGTATTTTGTCCTCATCGCTGCAGATATCTGTCCAAACGTATACAACAACAAGATATTTTTAGCAAAGCCACAGAATTACACAGCAAAATCATCAGCTTCCTTCCAGAGCTGAAAATTTACACTGAGCTTTGATCATAAAAGGATTAATTATAAGGATTGTGAGATGTCAGTTTATCTCCTGATTCAATGTTTCT is a window encoding:
- the zgc:153935 gene encoding uncharacterized protein CXorf38, whose protein sequence is MVSEELLLRLNDSEYKNWLKAGRCLLILKSGLHLFTSQHMKGFHKDLLTQSPLLGRPCETNACRGNQLSLACRACSEWKKAILAHQRKPKRNVSWENCFPPSWRTDFWEVAKAYMPRGQGKVKGADQCDASALLNLITSCDCFQSVDPTFVREVIHYRNEIMHSSELRIKDEWIRRYQTTLKHLVRQFSHVPQMAKVGQEIDEMLTVDLSVSVSGLDQLDSVDSDGLVCDSLSQSEANGDLISQWEAELLQERLQELLHTDDDDAETWDTEQLKRLGGFLQANRDLGERFSAELRAIDSLQARQ